The DNA sequence AAAAGGAAAGTAATTTTTGCTGAAATCCATAGCGAGTTAGGGATAGTGAGAGCCTAGCGAGGGAAGCATAAATGAAGAACACCTTTGAGTTCTAACCGAACGGGTTGCCTAGTAGGCTTAGACGTTGCCCTACGTTAAAAGGCAGAGCAATTAGTTGCTTAAAGTTGGCCATTTTTATGGCAATTTGGGTGGTACCGCGGAATCCTGTCTTTCGTCCCTTTTATAGGGGTTGGAAGGCTTTTTTTATTGCATAAATAAATTACTTAATTGGAGGTAAGGGTTAGTTATGATCAAAGCAGAAATTAAAGAACTTTTTAGAAACCAGGAAAAATTTATCGATCAAAAGGTACAGATTTCCGGTTGGATTCGAACACTTCGTGATTCTAAATCAATTGGGTTCATGGAAATTAACGATGGTACCTTTTTCAAGAGTGTACAAGTTGTTTTTGAGGATGAGCTTGAAAATTTTAAGGATGTAACAAGATTATCAATTAGTTCATCAGTTACGATCGAAGGTCAATTTATTTTAACACCTGAAATGAAACAACCTTTTGAGATTAAGGCAGAAAAAATCATCATTGAAGGCCAATCAACGTCTGACTTTCCACTTCAAAAGAAGAGGCATACGTTAGAATATTTAAGAACAATTGCTCATTTGCGTCCAAGAGCAAATACGTTTGCAGCCGTTTTTAGAGTAAGATCATTAGCATCGTATGCCCTACATAAATTCTTCCAAGATAAAGGGTTCGTACACGTACATACACCAATTATTACTGGAAGTGATACAGAGGGTGCAGGTGAAATGTTTAGAGTTACCTCTCTTGACTTTGATAACCTACCTAAGACAGATGAAGGAAAAGTTGATTTAAACCAAGATTTCTTCGGTAAAGAAACCAACTTAACAGTTAGTGGACAACTAAACGCAGAGGCATTTGCTCTGGCTTTCCGCAACGTTTATACGTTTGGACCAACGTTTAGAGCGGAAAACTCTAACACAGCACGTCATGCAGCTGAATTTTGGATGGTTGAACCAGAGGTAGCATTTGCTGAACTAGCTGATATTATGGAGTTAGGTGAAGAAATGGTCAAGTATGTCATCGGTTATGTACTTGAAGAAGCAAAAGAAGAAATGGAGTTTTTCAATTCCTTTATTGATAAAACATTACTTGAAAGAATGGAACAAGTTGTTTCAGCAGACTTCGGCAGAGTTACTTATACGGAGGCAGTTGAGTTATTGAAAAATTCTGGGGAGAAGTTTGATTACCCAGTTGAATGGGGTATTGATTTACAAACTGAACATGAGCGTTACCTATGTGAGCAGATCTACAAACGCCCAGTATACGTTACTGACTACCCTAAAGAGATCAAAGCTTTCTATATGAGAGCAAATGATGATGGCAAAACGGTAGCAGCTACAGATTTATTAGTGCCTGGAATTGGAGAACTAATTGGTGGAAGTCAGCGTGAGGAAAGAGAAGATGTTCTTGCCGAGAGAATAACAGAATTGGGAATGTCAGTAGAAGATTACTGGTGGTACCTAGAGTTAAGAAGATTTGGTGGAACAAAACATTCCGGTTATGGAATTGGATTTGAACGTCTATTGATGTTCATAACAGGAATGAAAAATATTCGTGACGTTATTCCGTTCCCACGTACAACTGGAAGCGCAGAATTTTAAATCACATTCAAAAAGGTCTTTCCTCATAGGTAATGAGAGAAAGACCTTTGAAGCTAAGGGTGAAGAAGATATCTTCATCCTTTTTTATCGTCAACAAGCGCTTCTGGAATCATTGTAAATCCTTCAATAATCGTATCCTCTTCGACCTCTAGCATTAGATAGAGTTTGCCATTGAACTGAATTTGTTTTACATAGCGTAAATCCTGAGGGCTAATCGAGATATTAGCGATCTTTGTATTAATTTTTATCGACTTTGAATTGTATTTTGGTAAGATGTTACTTGCTTTTATCTCGTATTTATCATCATCAATTATCTTCTGGAAGGCAGTTTCAACCTTTTCTATATTTATATCTTCAATACCACTCATCTTTAAGACACGCTCTACATCTTTTGTGTCTAATTTTGGTTGTTCATCCTCTTCATTTTCAACGATCATGCGATTGATCTCTTCATACACATTGGAAAGAGTAGATGTACTTAATTGGTCACCTGTAACGTCTTTAATAATTTCTTCAAAGACTACTTTATCGTCTTGTGCAGTCATTGTTTCTTCGCCATTTAACACTTCCTCAATAAATCGATGATCAGGCTCATGTACTTTTCCGGAAGAATAAAGTACATGATTTATATCTGCTGCATTGTCTTTAAAACAAGGAAATAGAAAACCAGCAATTGGAGCATTAAGGTTAATGATTGGATCCACCACAAAGTTGTATTTGAACTCTCTACCTACATAATCAAAAAGTAGTTCTTTTTTTGGTTCTTGCGTATTATTTATACTGCACAATATAAAAGGATGAGAGTAGACCATATCTCGTTCACTTTCCTCAGTTTCCTCATTCCGTCGCTTCGTTGGTTTTCTGTATTCTCCACGAATGAATGTGATAACTATATCATTTTCATACTGTCGGCTTAAAAGGATCTTGCTAACAATTTCAAGCATATATTCTTTCCATTCATCTACTTCACTGCTAAGTAGCCCTTGGTGCAGAATAAGTTGGCTATTATTTTCGGCATTTCTTCTGAACTTAAGTTCAAACAGCTTTTCGTCTAAATTACCACCGAGCATTTTTTTGAAGTTATTTAAAAACAACTCTTGTTGATCTTGATCAAGCATTTCAAACGGTTGATTCTGATGATGATATATTTCACTTGATTCCTTCATAATATAGACATTAAAAATACTGGAGATTTTAAGTAAATCATTATCTTTTTTAAATTGTTTTCGAATATTTGCTATATCTTTTTTGTTCATGCGTACCTACAGCTCCTAAATTGCCCTGATTTGTTAATTAAAAGGTGGCTAGGCTTAACACCCTTGAGTTTGAGCATCATTTATTTTAACATACATTTTTGTATATACTTATGTAAAGTTACTATTTACAGGGGGGCAAATCATGAACGAGAAAGAGGTTATTCATTCCTTTTTTAATCATAGAATTGGTATTCTGGCTACCATGCACCAAAAAGAAACAGTGATGTTGCCCTTATTAGAAGACCAACTTGGGATAAATATAAAGGTTCCAATCGATTTTAATACAGATCAGTTTGGTACTTTTACTCGAGATATTGAAAGAATGGGTGACCAAGTAGAGGCAGCTAAACATAAAGCTGAGTATGCAATGAGCTTGACAGGAGAGACAATTGCGATTTCAAGTGAGGGTATTTTTGGCCCACACCCATTTCTACCATGGGTTCCATATAATCGTGAAATTGTATTTTTAATAGATAGAGTAAATGAGTTTGAGATCTTCGGAGAAGCTAGTACAACAGATACTAATTATAGGCAAATGAAAATAGAGAAGATTCAAGATGCCCAGGAGTTTTGTGAGTCAGTTGGGTTTCCTGAACATGCGGTAATCGTGAGAAGTAAGGATGAAATCATAAAAGGAATAAACACGCATGAACAGTTGGAGGAAGCAATTAACTATTTTTTGAAGAAAAGTAATGATGAATTATATATTGAAACAGATATGCGAGCGCTATATAACCCAACAAGAATGAAAAACATTAAGTTGGCCACTGAGAACTTGATAAGTAAGATTTATTCTCTCTGTTCCAAGTGCTCGTTTCCAGGTTTTGAGGTAGTAGAAAGAAAAGCAGGACTTATATGTAGTGGGTGTGGTTTAAAAACCAATCTAATCAAATCAGAGATTTATAAGTGTAAGAAGTGTGGAGAACAGGAAGAAAGATTATATCCAAATGGAAGGCAGTTTGCGGACCCGGCACATTGTCCTATTTGTAACCCGTAGTAGATGTAAAAAAGAATTTGAAGATAGAGTTATTAGAAAATAGTAATTAGAAATGATAACATGTTAACTATAGTAGAAATGGTTTTTACAACATAGAAATGAAAGGTGATTATACATATGACAAAAGAGAGAGCAATAACAATAGCAAGAGGAGATGGTATTGGTCCTGAAATTATGGATGCTACTCTAAAAATCTTAGAGCACGCTGGAGCGAAAATACAACCAGAGTTCATAGATATAGGAGAAAAAATCTATCTTTCAGGAAATTCATCAGGTATCCCGGATGAGGCTTGGGATTCACTTAGACGTACTAAAGTATTCTTTAAAGGACCTATTACAACACCCCAAGGTGGCGGGTATAAAAGTTTAAATGTAACCATTCGCAAAACATTAGGTTTATATGCAAACGTTAGACCAAACGTGTCTTATGCACCATTTGTCGAAACAAAGCATCCGAATATGGATCTTGTCATAATCCGTGAAAATGAAGAGGATTTATACGCAGGAATTGAGCATCAGCAAACCCCTGAAGTTGTTCAATGTCTAAAATTAATTACACGTCCGGGTTCAGAAAAGATTGTTCGTTATGCGTTCGAATACGCTAAAAAGAATAATCGTAAAAAAGTAACATGCTTTACGAAAGATAACATTATGAAATTAACTGATGGTTTATTCCATAAAGTATTCAGAGAAGTTGCTGAGGAATATCCAGAAATTGAAACAGAGCATTGGATTATCGATATTGGCATGGCTAAGATCGCAGATACACCACAGGACTTTGATGTAATCGTTATGCCAAACCTTTATGGGGATATCGCATCTGATGTAGCTGCTCAAATTACAGGAAGTGTTGGATTAGCTGGTTCAGCAAACATCGGAGACCAAGTTGCGATGTTTGAAGCAATCCATGGAAGTGCACCAGATATTGCAGGAAAGGGTATTGCAAATCCTTCTGGTCTTATAAATGGTGCCATTATGATGCTAGTACATATTGGTCAACCTGAAGTGGCAACTCGTATTCATAACGCATGGTTAAAAACATTAGAAGACGGCATACATACAGGAGATATCGCTAAAGGTGCAAGCTCAGTTGGAACAATGGCGTTTGCTGAAGCAGTTATTGAAAGGCTTGGCCAAAAGCCTTCAACCTACACACCGGTAGAATATAAACAGGTTGAGCAAACGGAAGACACAGCCTTCCATCTTAGTCCTGCCGTAAAGGATCGACCTAAACAAGATGTTGTTCGTGAATTAGATGGAGTCGATGTGTTTCTATTTAACAACGAACTTACACCGGATGAAATCGGTCAAAAACTAGAAGAGCTAGCGGGTCCAGAATTCAAATTAGCCGTTATAACGAATCGTGGAGTTAAGGTATATCCACAAGGATTCCCAGAAACATTCACAACAGACCACTGGCGTTGCCGGTTCGAATGTATGGAAAACCAAGGTGGAAACTCCAACAAAGAAATTATTGAACTTTTAAACAGAATTCACCAAGCTGACTTAGAGACGATTAAAACAGAGAACCTTTATAAATTTAATGGTGAAAGAGGATATTCCTTAGGTCAAGGTCAATAGTAACAAAAATCTCTTTCGCTAAAGATAATGAAGATACGCCAGGTAATGATATCCATTTACCTGGCTTTTTTACATTATTGAAGAATTAATGTAACCCTCTCATGCTTGTTAACGTCTAACTATGTTGGGAACACAGTGTCAATTTGTTAAAAATTACAAAACAATTAAATTTAGTTTACAAATTTTAGAGGATTTAATGATTTTTTTCCGAATTGTATAATAAGTTATAGATGGACAGTTTTAATAGTTAAAACGTAGAGAGAGTGGGGAATTAGAATGGCACAGCTTGATACAATGCATCCTGTTTTAGGGAGAGTAATTGAAAATATTGAAAAAGTGATGATCGGTAAGCGTGATGTAGCTACATTAAGTTTAGTGGCTTTATTATCAGAGGGCCATGTTTTACTTGAGGATGTACCTGGAGTAGGTAAAACAATGATGGTTCGTGCTCTAGCTAAGTCAGTAAGTGCAGATTTTAAAAGGATTCAATTCACACCAGACCTTTTACCGTCAGATGTAACAGGTATTTCTATATATAATCCAAAAGAATTGCAGTTTGAGTTCCGCCCGGGGCCGATCATGGGGAATATTGTGTTAGCAGATGAAATCAACCGAACTTCTCCCAAAACACAAGCAGCTTTACTAGAAGGTATGGAAGAAGCTAGCGTAACGGTAGATGGTGTAACAAGGCTTTTACCAAGACCATTCTTTGTTATGGCTACTCAAAATCCAATCGAGTACGAAGGAACGTATCCTCTTCCTGAAGCACAATTGGACCGTTTCTTATTAAAAATGAGAATGGGTTATCCTTCTGTTCAGGAAGAATTAGAAGTGCTAAATAGAGCTCAAAGAACGAGGCCAATTAATGAACTTGAAGCAGTAATTACAATAGAAGAACTTATTGAATTACAGGAAGAAGTTAAACTTGTCTACGTTGAGGAGTCATTAAAGAAGTATATTATTGAAATTGTTGACCGAAGCAGAACGCATTCCTCTGTTTACCTAGGAGCAAGTCCTCGTGGTTCGATTGCTTTAATGAAAGCATCTCAGGCTTATGCATTAATAAATGGTAGGGACTTTGTTCTTCCGGATGATATTCAATTTTTAGCACCTTTTGTGCTTCCACACCGAATGATATTAAAATCAGAAGCGAAGTTTGATGGTGTAACGACTGAAAGTGTTGTTGCAAAGATAATTGAACGGACACCCGTCCCAGTTCAAAGGTCGTTGAATCGGTAAATGAAAACGACAAAAGATAAATTACGCACATTCGGGAAATTGGTAGTGGTGCTATTTTTGATTGGTCTTACATTTGTGTATGCGATGTTTCAAGGAGGATTTGTAAGCTGGTTTTTATTTTATAGCTTTTTACCATTTGGACTATATTCTATTCTTTTTGCTCTGTATCCATTAAAAACATTGAAAGTTAATAGAATCACAAATCAAAAAGAGTATAGTGCTGGAGAAAAACTAGTTGGAACGATTACCATCACAAGAAGGTTTCCTTTTCCTTTATTGTATTTAGTAGTTGAAGAGGTATTATCTCCAACACTGCTTTATAGCAAACAATCAAAAAAGTCAAAAGTGATTCTATATCCTGGTTTTAAAAGATCACTAACGTATCAGTATGTGTTCGACTCCATTCCAAGGGGAGAACATCATTTTTCAACCATTCGCATTAAGACTGGTGATATATTTGGCCTAATTGAAAAAGAGATTAACTACACGATAAAAGATAAATTTCTAGTTTACCCTCACTATGTTGACATGGTCTATCGCCAACTAGAAAGTCGTTTTGAGCAGGGAGCAACAGCATCGAACGTTAATTTACAAAGAGACACAGCAATTGCTGTAGGGATTCGAGAATATAAGCCTGGTGACCGTTTCTCTTGGATTGATTGGAAGTCATCTGCGCGTAAAAATGACATTATGACAAAGGAGTTTGAACAACAACAAAGTCATGATGTGGTGATTTTTATGGATCGAACAAAGTCCTCGCTTTTTGAACCTGTCGTAACGTTTTCTGCATCTCTTTCAAAAGCTATTCTTAGAAAAGGTGCGCAAGTTTCGTTTATTTCGATTGGAGAGGAGAAATCAATTTATCCTCTAAGAAGCGGTGAAATGCAGCAACAACAAATCTTTTATCATTTGGCTAAAGTTCAAGATGATAGCAAAACTCCTTTCTCTCAAAACATAGAAAGTGAAATTAAAAAAATGTATCAGCATGTTTCCTTTATGATTGTAACGAGCATGCTTACAGAGGATTTGCTTCGCACTTTTGAAAAAATAGCACATCGTAAAGTAAATATGATTATTTTTATTGTAAAAGAAAAGGCTTCTCAACTTTCAAGTCAAGAACTGAGCATCTTAGAAACACTTAGGAAGCGAAATGTGTTTGCAAAGGTTGTGTATGAGGGTCATTATTCAGAAGTGTTTTTTGAGGTGAGTAGATCATGACACTACTTAAAGATCGTATGGCAAAAGATCGAAGTCTATTGGTGCACGTTTTTGGATTTCTCCTTTTATGGGAGTGGTTAAGACCGCTAACCCAAGTGACAGACACTGAAAATGTCTATATCTTCATCGTCTTTATCGGTGTTTGTTTTCTGTTAAATTATTTACGTACAAGGTTACTAGTTTCTTCATCTCTTAAGCTATTTATCATGGTGTTTATGATTCATATGCTCTTTTATGAAGGGCTCTTCATTGATATAGAGTGGGTAAAATTGTTTATTTCTGAAATTATGTATAATGTTAGCCTTTTATTAAATGCAAATTGGCTAGAGATTACTCCAGCTTTTCGGACTCTGTTGTTTTTTGTTTTATTATGGCTGATGAGTTACTTGATGTTCTATTGGATCATCCTTCAAAAGAGAATATTTTTGTTCTTAATGCTAACGATTATTTATATCACGGTTCTTGATACATTTAGCCCTTATGATGCTAAGTTTGCAATCGTGCGTACCATAATCATTGGATTTAGTATGCTGGGAATTTTGTATATTGAACGCATCAGAGATAAGGAAGGTATCCAAAAGGGCTCGAAGTATATTGCTAAATGGGTTATTCCTCTCGTTGTTTTTATTGGTTGCTCAACTACAATTGGTTATTTTGCACCGAAGGCCGCACCACAATGGCCTGACCCCGTTCCTTATTTGACCGGATATGGAAAAGGAAATGGAACAGGTGTGGGTATCAAGAAGATTGGTTATGGTACGAATGACACACAGTTAGGTGGACCGTTTATCGGTGATAACACTTTGGTATTTACTGCGGAAGCTAGTAAAAGACAATACTGGAGAGTTGAAACAAAAGATGAGTATACCGGAAAAGGGTGGGAAGCATCTTATTCCACAGAAAGAACAGCCTTTAACCAAGAGAACACTGTATTAAACTGGTATGAAGAAAAAACTGGTTTCGAACTGGCAGAGGCTAATATTGACCTAAATATTAAATACCATCATATTATCTATCCACTTGAACTTTTATCAGTAGAAACGGATCCTGATATTATCTTTAGCGTAAATCCTAGTACTGAAAAAATTCATACGTTAAAGGGAGACGAATCTATTTCTGCAGAGGAATACTCAGTAACGTACAATCATCCTCAATTCCCGGTAGAAGAACTTAGAGAAGAGAAGGAAGTTATCGGAGTAAGTGAAGGATTAGAAAAAGCTGATGGCTTTTTAGATCGATATACTCAGTTACCAAAAGATCTTCCTGAACGAGTGAGAGAGTTAGCTGTAGAAATTACAGAAGATAAAACAAACCGTTATGAAAAAGTAAGAGCAGTCGAAACGTATTTCAAGGCAAATAACTTTATATATGACACGCAAAACGTTGCCGTGCCCAGTAAAGATCAAGATTATGTAGACCAATTCTTATTTGAAACTAAAATGGGGTATTGTGATAATTTCTCCACTTCTATGATCGTTCTGCTTCGCTCTATTGGAATTCCTGCTCGTTGGGTAAAAGGATATTCTGATGGAGAATATGTTAGAAATACAGACGAGGGACTAAGAGTTTATGAGGTTACAAACAATAATGCTCACTCATGGGTAGAAGTTTATTTCCCAGGTTATGGCTGGATTCCATTTGAACCGACAAAAGGATTTAGTAACCCATCTGAGTTTGTTTACGACTTATCATCAGCAGGAAATAATAGCACACCCAACACGACACCTGAACTAGAAAAACCAGATCAACCAGAGCTTGGGTTAGAAGAGGAGCAAAGTGATGGGTACAGTCCAAGCGAGAAAAGTTGGTTTGAAAACATTGAGATTGACTTCTCTGAAATCTCTTGGAAGAAAGTTTTATTTATCACAAGTGTTTTGCTGCTTGCGGCATTCATATTATACAAAACAAGAGGTAAATGGTATCCGTTCCTAGCGATACTTATGTATAAGTATCGTAAAAACGACAAAGTTTATTTCTTAGCGTATAATTCATTATTAAGACAACTCGATCAATTTGGCTTAAAGCGTAAGGAAGGTCAAACATTACGCGACTATGCGATTTATGTTGATAAGTACTTTAGTACAAATGATATGAGAAATCTTACCCTTAGTTATGAAAAAGCACTTTATCGAAGTGATAGTGCAAAAGATGAATGGGTTAAGTCGGTAGAATTGTGGGAAAATTTAATTAAAAAGACATCATCTTGACCGTAAATAGGATTGGCTGATAAAATTAAACTCAAATTTAATAGACTACTATATTCCTTCGTATATCCTCGATAATATGGATCGAAAGTTTCTACCGGGTTACCATAAATAACCTGACTATGAAGGCAGACTATTCAAATAGAGTTTTTTATCAACTTGATAAAACTAGAATTCTGCCTTTATACACATAGGGAGGATTCTAGTTTTTTTGTGTTGGATAGGTTGTTAAAAGTAGAGATAGACTTAGTTTAAGGTGTGTTTTACTATACTTGATGGGGTGATGGCAGTGAAAGGATTTCAAGAAACTATTGTAGTACTAGACTTTGGTAGCCAATATAATCAATTAATTACTCGTCGTATCCGTGAATTTGGTGTATATAGCGAATTACACCCTCATACTCTTACTGCAGAAGAGATTAAAGAAATGAATCCTAAAGGGATTATCTTTTCAGGTGGACCAAATAGCGTATATGATGAAAACTCATTTAGCTGTGATGAGAAAATTTTCGATTTAGGAATTCCGGTACTTGGTATTTGTTACGGAATGCAGTTAATGACGAAGCATTTTGGTGGGAAAGTAGAAAAGGCGAAGCACCGAGAGTATGGAAAAGCGACTATTACACTCGAGAATGAGTCAAAGATCTTTAATAACCTACCAAGTGAACAGGTAGTGTGGATGAGCCATGGTGACCTGGTTGTAGCAACACCAGATGGCTTTACAGTAGATGCAACTAGCCCATCTTGTCCAATATCTGCTATGAGTGATGCTTCACGTCATTTATACGGAGTACAATTTCACCCAGAGGTAAGGCACTCCGTGTACGGAAATGACCTCCTTAAAAACTTTGTATTTGAAGTTTGTGATTGCAAAGAAGAATGGTCAATGGAGAACTTTATTGAAGTTGAAATCGAAAAAATTAGAGCTTTAGTCGGCGATAAGAAAGTACTTTGTGCATTAAGTGGAGGAGTAGATTCTTCTGTTGTTGCTGTTCTAATTCATAAGGCAATTGGAGATCAGTTAACATGTATCTTCGTAGACCATGGCTTACTTCGTAAAGATGAAGCTGAAGGAGTTATGAAAACGTTCAGTGAAGGCTTTAACATGAATGTAATTAAGGTGGACGCGAAAGAGCGTTTCATGGCTAAATTAAAAGGCGTTAGTGATCCAGAGCAAAAACGTAAGATTATCGGCAATGAATTCATCTATGTTTTTGATGATGAAGCTACAAAGTTAGAAGGTATTGAGTATCTTGCTCAAGGTACACTTTATACAGACATTATTGAGAGTGGGACTGCAACAGCACAAACCATTAAATCCCATCATAATGTTGGTGGCCTTCCAGAAGATATGCAGTTTCAGCTTATTGAACCACTAAATACGCTATTTAAAGATGAAGTAAGAGCACTAGGAACAGAGTTAGGGATAGCTGATGACATTGTGTGGCGCCAACCGTTCCCAGGGCCAGGACTTGGAATTAGAGTTCTAGGTGAAGTAACTGAAGAAAAGTTAGAAATCGTTCGTGAATCAGATGCAATCCTACGTGAAGAAGTGAAAAAAGCAGGTCTTGAACGTGAGATCTGGCAGTACTTCACGGTTTTACCTGATATACGAAGTGTAGGTGTCATGGGGGATGCGCGTACGTATGATTATACAATTGGTCTGCGTGCTGTAACATCAATTGATGGAATGACGTCTGACTGGGCCAGAATTCCTTGGGATGTACTTGAAAAGATATCAACTAGAATTGTAAATGAAGTTAGTCATGTTAACCGTGTAGTATATGACATTACAAGTAAGCCACCAGCAACAATTGAATGGGAATAACAACTGATATAACCTAAATACGAATGAACCGAACATTTTTATAAAAAATGTTCGGTTTTTTTGTTGACATCAAAACTAGAAGTTGTTACAATGAAGACAAATAAAATATTGTTGAAATATGTCGTATAATCTTGGGGATATGGCCCATAAGTTTCTACCAAGCAACCATAATTGCTTGACTACGGGATATAAAGTGAAAGCAGAGTGATATTACTCTTCCCTTTTATTGTATTCCTTTTGGTCAGGCGCTTCGAGAATTTCTCGGGCGTTTTTTGTTTATTTAAGACAATAGTAAGGGGGAGTCGGAAGTATGAAGAAGTATTTCCAGTTTGATGAGTTAGGTACAAATTATAAAAGAGAAACAATAGCGGGTTTAACTACGTTTTTATCAATGGCTTACATTTTATTCGTTAACCCTTCAATGTTATCGTTAAGTGCAATACCAGATTTACCTGCTGAAATGAGAATGGATGAAGGTGCGGTATTCGTGGCAACAGCGCTAGCAGCTGCACTTGGATCTTTGTTAATGGGGATTCTCGCTAGATATCCTATCGCGTTAGCACCAGGGATGGGATTAAATGCATTCTTTGCCTTTACAGTAGTACTAACAATGGGTATACCTTGGCAAACAGCTTTATCAGGTGTACTTGTATCAGGTCTTATTTTTATTCTATTAACTATAAGTGGTCTTAGAGAAAAGATTATTAACTCAATTCCAGCAGAGCTTAAATTTGCAGTTGGTGCTGGTATCGGTTTGTTTATAACATTCATTGGTTTGCAAAATGCTGGTATCATCGTTGGTAATGATGCAACAATGATTGGTTTAGGAGATTTAACAAAAGGCGATACATTATTAGCGATTTTTGGACTAGTGATTACTGTTATTTTAATGGTACGTCGTGTTACAGGTGGAATCTTCATTGGTATGGTTCTTACCGCTATCGTTGGAATGGCGACTAACCTTATTGGTGTTCCTCAAGCAGTGGTAGGCGAAATCCCAAGTCTTGCTCCAACATTTGGTGCAGCATTTGAAAACTTCGGTGATGTCTTTACGATTCAAATGTTAGTGGTTATCTTAACTTTCTTATTTGTAGATTTCTTTGATACAGCTGGTACATTAGTGGCTGTAGCAAATCAAGCGGGATTAATGAAAGAAAATAAATTACCACGTGCAGGTAAAGCGCTATTTGCTGACTCAGCTGCAACTGTAGTTGGTTCTATCTTAGGTACATCAACAACTACTTCATATATTGAATCTTCAGCAGGAGTAGCTGCTGGCGGAAGAACAGGTTTTGCTTCAGTTGTAACTGCTGCTTTGTTCTTATTAGCTTTATTCTTCTCTCCATTACTTGGAGTAGTTACGGCAGCTGTAACAGCACCGGCATTAATTATCGTAGGTGTATTAATGGTATCAACTCTAGGTAAAATTGAATGGGATCGTTTTGAAATTGCAGTTCCTGCTTTCCTT is a window from the Cytobacillus luteolus genome containing:
- a CDS encoding transglutaminase TgpA family protein: MTLLKDRMAKDRSLLVHVFGFLLLWEWLRPLTQVTDTENVYIFIVFIGVCFLLNYLRTRLLVSSSLKLFIMVFMIHMLFYEGLFIDIEWVKLFISEIMYNVSLLLNANWLEITPAFRTLLFFVLLWLMSYLMFYWIILQKRIFLFLMLTIIYITVLDTFSPYDAKFAIVRTIIIGFSMLGILYIERIRDKEGIQKGSKYIAKWVIPLVVFIGCSTTIGYFAPKAAPQWPDPVPYLTGYGKGNGTGVGIKKIGYGTNDTQLGGPFIGDNTLVFTAEASKRQYWRVETKDEYTGKGWEASYSTERTAFNQENTVLNWYEEKTGFELAEANIDLNIKYHHIIYPLELLSVETDPDIIFSVNPSTEKIHTLKGDESISAEEYSVTYNHPQFPVEELREEKEVIGVSEGLEKADGFLDRYTQLPKDLPERVRELAVEITEDKTNRYEKVRAVETYFKANNFIYDTQNVAVPSKDQDYVDQFLFETKMGYCDNFSTSMIVLLRSIGIPARWVKGYSDGEYVRNTDEGLRVYEVTNNNAHSWVEVYFPGYGWIPFEPTKGFSNPSEFVYDLSSAGNNSTPNTTPELEKPDQPELGLEEEQSDGYSPSEKSWFENIEIDFSEISWKKVLFITSVLLLAAFILYKTRGKWYPFLAILMYKYRKNDKVYFLAYNSLLRQLDQFGLKRKEGQTLRDYAIYVDKYFSTNDMRNLTLSYEKALYRSDSAKDEWVKSVELWENLIKKTSS
- a CDS encoding NCS2 family permease, with translation MKKYFQFDELGTNYKRETIAGLTTFLSMAYILFVNPSMLSLSAIPDLPAEMRMDEGAVFVATALAAALGSLLMGILARYPIALAPGMGLNAFFAFTVVLTMGIPWQTALSGVLVSGLIFILLTISGLREKIINSIPAELKFAVGAGIGLFITFIGLQNAGIIVGNDATMIGLGDLTKGDTLLAIFGLVITVILMVRRVTGGIFIGMVLTAIVGMATNLIGVPQAVVGEIPSLAPTFGAAFENFGDVFTIQMLVVILTFLFVDFFDTAGTLVAVANQAGLMKENKLPRAGKALFADSAATVVGSILGTSTTTSYIESSAGVAAGGRTGFASVVTAALFLLALFFSPLLGVVTAAVTAPALIIVGVLMVSTLGKIEWDRFEIAVPAFLTIIAMPLTYSIATGIAIGFIFYPITMLVKGRGKEIHPIMYGLFVIFVLYFIFLVE
- the guaA gene encoding glutamine-hydrolyzing GMP synthase — translated: MAVKGFQETIVVLDFGSQYNQLITRRIREFGVYSELHPHTLTAEEIKEMNPKGIIFSGGPNSVYDENSFSCDEKIFDLGIPVLGICYGMQLMTKHFGGKVEKAKHREYGKATITLENESKIFNNLPSEQVVWMSHGDLVVATPDGFTVDATSPSCPISAMSDASRHLYGVQFHPEVRHSVYGNDLLKNFVFEVCDCKEEWSMENFIEVEIEKIRALVGDKKVLCALSGGVDSSVVAVLIHKAIGDQLTCIFVDHGLLRKDEAEGVMKTFSEGFNMNVIKVDAKERFMAKLKGVSDPEQKRKIIGNEFIYVFDDEATKLEGIEYLAQGTLYTDIIESGTATAQTIKSHHNVGGLPEDMQFQLIEPLNTLFKDEVRALGTELGIADDIVWRQPFPGPGLGIRVLGEVTEEKLEIVRESDAILREEVKKAGLEREIWQYFTVLPDIRSVGVMGDARTYDYTIGLRAVTSIDGMTSDWARIPWDVLEKISTRIVNEVSHVNRVVYDITSKPPATIEWE